From one Drosophila subpulchrella strain 33 F10 #4 breed RU33 chromosome 3L, RU_Dsub_v1.1 Primary Assembly, whole genome shotgun sequence genomic stretch:
- the LOC119553921 gene encoding cyclin-K isoform X1, which yields MDRRVTAISLVFLPLLGSTLCFQEKAPGQTSLISGQTRTDKQQQVLDDPLGSGRGLEEHLMKTIEDQQHPRQYGYGPPPPWSPAPPPPPPPIYPQRPWGPPPPPGPGPPPPPPVQPPFYNPYYNGFNYYGGYGYGAYGYPGFGGYPGFPYYPFFRSSAGGVGDVDNQLSVPEGLTPSGIPGVFQGRATLLSQPNFLEGRNNANIVPLYHLLQMART from the exons ATGGATCGAAGAGTGACAGCTATTTCGTTGG TTTTCCTGCCCCTGCTGGGAAGCACCTTGTGTTTCCAGGAGAAGGCTCCGGGGCAGACGAGCCTGATCTCCGGACAGACCAGGACGGATAAGCAGCAACAGGTGCTAGACGATCCACTGGGCAGTGGACGCGGGCTCGAAGAGCACCTGATGAAGACCATTG AGGATCAGCAGCACCCGCGTCAGTATGGCTACGGTCCTCCGCCACCATGGTCGCcggcaccaccaccaccaccgccaccTATCTACCCACAGCGTCCTTGGGGGCCACCACCGCCTCCGGGACCAGGACCGCCACCTCCTCCGCCAGTCCAGCCGCCCTTCTACAATCCCTACTACAATGGTTTCAACTACTACGGCGGCTATGGATATGGGGCCTATGGCTATCCCGGCTTCGGCGGCTATCCTGGCTTTCCCTACTATCCCTTCTTCCGCTCCTCGGCAGGAGGAGTCGGCGATGTGGATAACCAACTGTCCGTTCCCGAGGGTCTTACACCCTCCGGCATTCCTGGCGTTTTCCAGGGCAGGGCCACCCTGCTGAGCCAACCGAACTTCCTCGAGGGCAGAAACAACGCCAACATTGTGCCATTATATCACCTGCTCCAAATGGCCAGGACCTAG
- the LOC119553921 gene encoding proline-rich proteoglycan 2 isoform X2 — protein sequence MDRRVTAISLVFLPLLGSTLCFQEKAPGQTSLISGQTRTDKQQQVLDDPLGSGRGLEEHLMKTIGKGGIKLVMASGAPSTTPKPSVQHHYYYPPEDQQHPRQYGYGPPPPWSPAPPPPPPPIYPQRPWGPPPPPGPGPPPPPPVQPPFYNPYYNGFNYYGGYGYGAYGYPGFGGYPGFPYYPFFRSSAGGVGDVDNQLSVPEGLTPSGIPGVFQGRATLLSQPNFLEGRNNANIVPLYHLLQMART from the exons ATGGATCGAAGAGTGACAGCTATTTCGTTGG TTTTCCTGCCCCTGCTGGGAAGCACCTTGTGTTTCCAGGAGAAGGCTCCGGGGCAGACGAGCCTGATCTCCGGACAGACCAGGACGGATAAGCAGCAACAGGTGCTAGACGATCCACTGGGCAGTGGACGCGGGCTCGAAGAGCACCTGATGAAGACCATTGGTAAGGGCGGCATCAAGCTGGTGATGGCCTCGGGCGCCCCGTCCACCACACCGAAACCGTCAGTACAACACCATTACTATTATCCACCAGAGGATCAGCAGCACCCGCGTCAGTATGGCTACGGTCCTCCGCCACCATGGTCGCcggcaccaccaccaccaccgccaccTATCTACCCACAGCGTCCTTGGGGGCCACCACCGCCTCCGGGACCAGGACCGCCACCTCCTCCGCCAGTCCAGCCGCCCTTCTACAATCCCTACTACAATGGTTTCAACTACTACGGCGGCTATGGATATGGGGCCTATGGCTATCCCGGCTTCGGCGGCTATCCTGGCTTTCCCTACTATCCCTTCTTCCGCTCCTCGGCAGGAGGAGTCGGCGATGTGGATAACCAACTGTCCGTTCCCGAGGGTCTTACACCCTCCGGCATTCCTGGCGTTTTCCAGGGCAGGGCCACCCTGCTGAGCCAACCGAACTTCCTCGAGGGCAGAAACAACGCCAACATTGTGCCATTATATCACCTGCTCCAAATGGCCAGGACCTAG